CCGATTGTGGCATCGCATTAGTGAGGCATACCTCATACATAAACCGGCTGGGGCGAAGCCTCGCACTCCCGAGCAATGCCGGAAACAGTGGGATCGGTTGAGGCCTAAGCTCAGTCGTTTTGCCGGCctctaccaaaacaacatGTGCATGGCAACCAACGGCATGTCTGAGGAGGATGTGAAGAAACGGGCCTTGTCGCAGTACCCcgacaaagaattgaagttcaaaGAGTTTGACCAATGGGAGGCCTTTCTCGTGGTCAGGGATTCGCAAAAGTTTTGTGCGCGTGTCGACTCGGGCTGGAAGCAgacgaagatcaactcttccgGTGAGTACAGCAGCAGTGCTGGTTCGCACGAGCTCCCCGAAGCCGAGGAAGTGTCCCCGCTCCCACGATCAGACTCTCGCCGTCGTCGTCGCCCAATGGGGCAAAAGGCTGCGCAGCGGATGGCGAGGGGAAGCGGCAGCGGGTCCTACGAGGTCAAATCGGAGGCCCCTGAAGCCCAGATTTAAACGACCGTCTCGCCCGAGCGCAGCTAACGAAGACCCTGATGCAGAGCATGCATAGGTGGTTTAGCACGCACGATCCCGTATACAAAAGGATGTGCAAGGATGTGATCGATGCATGTTGGCGCGATTTAGGAATGCCACCCATTGATGATTATGGCGTCGAGATTGAGGGCGGGGACGTCGGAGGTGGCAGCGGCACGGGCGAcggggacgaggacgaggaggagtgaGAGCCGAGGGTTGTATTTCTCGATTTGttatgattatgtaattttaggtattatgtaaattttttttaaaattatgtaatttttttaatgaagtattcgAATTTTTCCGTATTCCGTGTCGatattttaattccgtaaattaaataattgcgggaagtcctagtggatgtcctagtgggaagtcctagtgcagggaagtcctagtgatgtggcagtaaaatgggaagtcctagtgatgacgtggcaggaagtttttgtgggaagtcctagtgggaggggcgccaccggagatgctcttagtcTCACTAAGGATaagacaaacaaaacaattaaatcaataataatgaaaaaaaactaaatgcGTTATGAATACTCCTCAGAGCATatccatccgtgctcttaaataagagcacagAGGTGGTTTCGGACCTACTTTTACTCATTGTCCTTAGACAAGAGCATAACACTCACATCCATGCCTTCCGCAAAGATAAGCTCAAGAGtctcaccattctattattcaatttaaatacttcaattactaaaatatttctacaatataaaaatacattaaaatataaaaaaaatacataattagtgtggtgagaatttttttgtgttgaagtgggagtatttataaatgaaaatgtgaattttgggggaaaaaattgaaatataaattaaaagtataatttattggaaagtgggaaaatatttttttttatttaaaatcgatttttttaattaatttcattttttataaaaagaaaaaaatcaaatttgccGCTGGCCATTGGTAGACCGCCACGTAAGGCTGCTCAGCAGCACGGacatgctcttatttaagagtaGCGCCGTGCCGCTGACACGGACGGACGAGTCAGCGGTGGGGCGTGCccctggcacggacggacactcccccgctgcggatgctcttattagGCGTTAAAGAATCGATAGGCATTATGCCATTATGccacataaatattttgtaagtaTTCTCGTGTATTAGCAGTAACTCGTATTACCActcgtgctatgcacgggccaaatgattttctaaaaataagaaaatatacttaaaaggaattaaatcaaatttaaaaatatatagaaaaaatataaaaattattgtaaatcaagaatataagattataatgatttaaaaaacataCTTCTACTTCTACATCTATTAATCTATCAatccaaaaacataaatagaatatgtcatacaaataaaaaattgagaaatccAAAATacgaaagtaaataaataaaattatttgaaaaaataaataattcattagatattcaatcAACAAAATGATATCCATATATATGGATATAATCTTAAGCAAATATcccttttaaaaaatgatatccATATGGATATAATCTTAAGCAAATTGTTCTAAACTaatatttatggagtataatgcAGAGATAATTAAAAGAAGCTTagcattaaaaattgaatatcagaaaaaaaataatactacttctgcataattaaaatacaaaaatgtgttaaaaataaagtaattaatggtgtgcagcaattaaaatgagtagtacgtaacattatttttattttattttatttcatagtaCGTATCATTGTTTCCATgggaaagataaaataatatcgtagcatttaaattttaatattttacaatatgCTAGATACAACTAAATTTTAACCATACTACTCAGTCCAATCTAAAACATAATTATGACTTATGAGTATATCAAACGCTACACCAACCAGATCGGTGCACCCAATTCTAtctccctttctctctctaactgcCGCTTCTCTCTCACTGACGTTCCTTTCAACCCGACCCGCAGTTCCATCGCTCTGCCTCATCAGTTCTTCCAGCTCTACTTCACGTTGCATCCTTTTTCTGCTATTAGAGACCAAGCCATAAGAAGAGCTCCAATCGATAATCACCTCCATGATTTGATGCAActtaatccaaaatcaaatgtGCAAACTCAAATAGGAAAGATCTAGATAAGAAATGTATTAATAATTGTTGGAATAGAATGTTTACACACAACTACAAAAGGAATTGAGATACTAGAACGAAAGATTAACTATAGAAGAACTGATAGGAATGCTTTGGATCCACGATCCTCAGCCCAAGCGCTCAGCGCACACAACACACATTTTTCATGATGCTGATGAAGAAGAGAGTCTCTGCATGTATACCCAATCTGTTTCCCTTCTCTCCCCTTTGCATTTAGACCCCTCAactttcattctctctcatttctgTTTAGGCTGATGTGGCCCTCCAGCTGGCATATCAATTAAGTCAATTGAGCTGAGCTTCTTCTTTAATTTGTGACCGTAACACTTCATGACCGCTTGCCTCGCCTTCCTCAACCGCCGCATCACAGGGGACCTACGACTTTGAATTTTCATATCGAACGTCGATAACAGTAAGCTCACATTTCTAAAGCTTTCACCTTTTAACCTTGTTGATTTTTCCATTAATTTGGGGAATTTcgattttgttgttgttgtggATTTATATTATCCTCCCAtgttattttggttttgaaggATATCAAAGATGTTGAAAATGGAGAATTGATATCTGGAGATTTGGGAAAAACTCCATTGAAGAAGGAAGTAAAAACTGTGAAGAAGAAACTGTCGAAACCGAGAGGATAAAACGTGTTTCACTGTTGACTACATTGtgaaaaaattacaacaaatTGCAACTAAGAGCCTTATATATAGACTAAGTAAAAGACCAACTAACTAATAAAAAgctaactaattacattttatttttctaatttcaacactccccctcaagatGAGAGCAAAACAAATGCAACCATCTTGCCAAGGAAATGAAGAAaccaacaaacaaaaaacatacaaaGTTCTCCTTGTAGGATAGTGATCTTAAAACTCCCTGTACCACATCAGCACCAGCAACGAGGACTTCAACTCTCCTTGCAAGTGATCTCAAAACTCCCCCTTAGTAGGGAATCCATCTTGAGCATCAAGACTTATCACAACAACTGTAACAACACCACATTGTAGGATCTCTGCAGTTTGAGCAGTAGCAAAAGCTGTGACAGTAGATTTCCACCCTAATTTCAAACTTTGAATATGAATGAAGCAACAACACCATGAATAATGCAACAACACCATGAATGAAGCAACAAAACCATCCAGCTTGAGCAAACTTGCTGCAAAGCCAACAATCTGCCTCAAATCCTTGAGCATCATGACCAAGAACAATCACAACACCAATACGAACAACGCCGCATAGAAGCATAGCCTTTCCTCACCCAAACAAACAACAAATCTAGCAAACTGACTCCTCAATGAAGATCAAAAACATATCCACCAACCAAGCTTCGGTCATAGACGAGATTGAAGAAAAAGGTTTAGAAAAAACAGATTCACCCGAACAATCGGTGAACAACAAAACAATCATCCGACATACAATCGGAAAACCAGAGATAAATCTGAAAACATATTCAgattcaacaacaaatttgagAAAACATATTCTCAAAACGAAAAACTCAACCGATTTTGATCGGAGAGAGACAAACTTGGATCATACAAATCCAATGAATAAACGAAAACGAGACAGAAAACAGATCCGAAATTTCAGATCGGCGGAAATTAACGCcgtaaagagagaaaatagagaGTGAGAAGCAAAAAACGAACCGATTCAAACATCTGAATTGAAAAATCAGAGAGatttgaagagagaaattgaaaaaccTGGAGCACCGGTGAGAAATCGGAATCCGGTTAGAAGCTCGCGGAAGAAATacgaaaagaaaaataaccgATCCAATTTTAATAACAAACCCTAACTATGAAGATTCAAACGAAAAAAAAGGATAGAGGTAATCAGAGGAAAACAGAGGCGCAGCAATtgcgctctgataccatgttgAAAATGGAGAATTGATATCTGGAGATTTGGGAAAAACTCCATTGAAGAAGGAAGTAAAAACTGTGAAGAAGAAACTGTCGAAACCGAGAGGATAAAACGTGTTTCACTGTTGACTACATTGtgaaaaaattacaacaaatTGCAACTAAGAGCCTTATATATAGGCTAAGTAAAAGACCAACTAACTAATAAAAAgctaactaattacattttatttttctaatttcaacatattagaaatgggtcactcaccccttaaaggGGGACCcctcacgtgggtaggcaagagaagagataaagagatgatggtgcctcataagggggacccctcacgtgggtaggcaagagaagagataaagagataaaccatcatcgacttgggccctgctctgataccatattagaaatgagtactcaccccttaaaatgcctcataagggggagggttatccacacttatatagagaagctaggatcatcaccaagccgatgtgggacaagatattagaattttaacaaaaGATTAGTTGAAGGAAAATCGCACCAATTACTAGATAAGAATTCAATTGTCTCTATCATCTTCGCAGCGAGCCCGAGCCTTGGGGCAGGAGAGTTGGCGCCGTGGGTCGGTAGTATCCGGACCTGGATCCGCCGCTGGTTTCAATGGCGGAACACACTAGTAAAGACCTCTTGGAGCTGGAGGCCAAGCGAGGCGGCGTCTCCTCCGCCTCAAACTTAGGTAGCAGAATTCATTCCTCAACTGATTTATATTCCTTTCTCTTCTTCAGCTTTCTTGTGTTTCCCTCTTCTAAAAGATTTGCGTGTGCCAATTTTGCAGAATCACTCTTTGTATGCAAGAAAGATCCCACCTTTACTCCTTCTGATGCTTCTCGTCAGAAGCCCACCACGGCTCCTCTGCCCAAGAGCCAATGTACTAAATGATAAGCCCTTTGTGTTTTCTTGGAAATTATCGGctttgttgttttttaatcAACAATTCACTTCATATTGTTAATGTATTGCCCAAAATTGTAGAAAATCTCATTGCAAAATTGCTGTCTTTGCTTTTGTTGTGGACTTTAAACATTCAAAAGTCAAGCTCGTGTTTTGGGGAAATAAGTTActaattgatgttttttttatcaataatttactTCAGATTGTTGTTATAATGTGATGCTTGTAGGAAATCTCATTGCAAAAAATGGTGTCTTTGCTTctgttttggatttttaacattaataaaacaagctcatgttttgtaatttgtagGATAAGTTGATTCATGTTTTTACTCGAACACAAGAAGTTAGACAAGCTGTTTAGGGTTATTGGTAGCTGCTTTAGATTTGATCTTAAGTTTCTTGATAACTTATCATCAGATTGTTAGTTTAATGCTCCACCATTGATTGTGTGATCCTGATCCGGGTTCTGCAAAAAAGTGGCATTGCTTGATATGTAGAGTTCATGTAATAGGCAATTGATCCAAATCAGTTGCATATGATGATGAATTTGACCTGTTTGAACCTTGGGGTGAGGTACctattataatatgtgtgcTTTTTTTGCTTGAATGGAAGAGGTTGTTGATCCAACCAGTTGCATGTGATGAAGTGATTTGCTGAAGTTGTTAGTTTTTGCACGTATAAACTTCCGTATCATATGAGGTTTGATTTGTCATCGCAGTTCACCTGATCGAGGCTCTTGTTTCTTTAAGTGGTTGTAATATTGATGATTACATTCTTGACTACTTTTTGAATGCTAATTGTGCAACATGTGGTTTCAATAACTGAACTTGGGTGAAATCTGGTTCGATAGTAATGGGGGAAGTCTCTTGCTACTTGCAGTTCTGGGAAAGGTGAAAGACTTCTTAGGAGTTTTATCAGAATCGAACAAGAAACTGATGGAGGATGCAAAGGCATGATCTTGCTTCTGTTTCTAGTTTCTaccttttatatttgatttttagtttctCAAACACGAGCACTGACCGTGGTTCTTACTAAATGCAGGATCGTCCCGATAACTATGACATTGAAGTGATCAGCAGAGACGAGTCTACATACATCGAGATGGTAATTGGTATACATACTATGTTAAAGTTTGAgacttttatggttatactATTTTCTTACTTATTCTTGTTGATAGGATCTGATGTTGGGTATTGCTGATCTTCACACCCCTGAGGCAGTTGCTGCAGCCGAGTCTGCAATGGCCGGTTATCAGCCACCAGCTCGTCTGGAGGAGAGCAGCAGTGGATCAGAAGACGAAGATAGCAGTGATGACGAAGAAGATGGGaatcacaaatcagattctGAAGCCGGCTCAGAATCTGCGAAGCTCGGGTTGAAGGCAGGAGATTCTTCATGTCGAAAATCGAAGAAGCGGAAGGCCAAAATCATCGAGCTTTAAATTTGCACAAAAGTCTCAAGATTTGACATTGTTTCAGCTATGGATTTTGGTGATGCTGAGTTTTAAGCATTTGGTTTGATCATTTATGTTGTTTTTAGTCACAAtgtttcttatatatatatatatagagactTAAATCGTTAACTTTTGCTAAATTTTCTCTTGCAGTTTGCCTATATGTTGGTCGATTGTGCCTCTTCTGATTTCGAGGTTCTATATACTCATATGATTAGAAAATTAGATGAGTATATCGATAGTCGAGATACATATTCAAATATAGGAACATATGATAGGAAGATGGCCATGAAGGAGATAGGGAGAGAGAATAGATTGCAATATATGCACGCAGGattctttttggtttattaGTAATGTGATAAAACTTTGTGCAATTCCATCATCTTTTTTCTAGTTAAGTATCGTACCTTTTGCTTAGAATGGACAGTCTGCACCTTTTGTGGCTGTGTTGTGATTATATAAGTGATCTTGCAGGTAGAACTTTTCAAACACCCCCATCTCTTGTTGCTACAAGTTCAGAACTCCTTTTACAAACTTCGTGGTGGTGAATCAGGTAATGCAAGTGGGTCTCAAAATTGATTGGAATATTTCTGCTAGTCTTACAAGTTGTGTCATATTCTGCCTTAGATATTGACTACTTAATACACAAGCTCTCGAGCAAGCTATGTGCTGGTGAAGGTAGCCGTGATCCTGAATGGGAGGTATGTGTTTATTTAACGCTATAATGTGATTAGAGTACTGCAGTTTTATAAACTCACCCGTTGCTTAATATCCAGGTTGGAGAATGCCTTGGTATGTGGTGGAGAGACTTTGAGTCCCTGCTTTATCCGTATTTGCCACCAAATATAAAGAGGCCTAAAGTAATATTCATATCTCATTTACATTCTCACAGCTGCCAAAAGTGTTTTACTGTACATTGTTTTCCAATTTCAGGAGTGCATTAAACTATATCTTGTGAAGCTGCCACCGAGCAGAAGGTTTATTGTTCCTAAGAACTTCAGACTTCTCGCTATCCCATTGTGCCAACTTCATGAGAATGGAGAGGTATGTAGCTTTAGTGAGTTTAGGCTCCAATCATCAGAGACAGTAGTACTCCACCTCTATTAAGTATTAACATCGGCACTAGAGTTTTCCTTGATCAAAGAAGAATACTTATTATCATgacaaaaggaaaatgacttaTCCGCCGCATTCTTATAACTCTCTTTAATCTAAGGCAAGATCTGCTAATTGGTTGCTTACATTTTTCTGGTCTCGTTGGAGGTGGAGTACACGTAGAATTCCTTTGCAGACTTATGGTCCGATAGTCTCTGGAGTCCCACAGTTGCTATCCAAATGTTCTTTCAACATGATAGAACCTTAAAACTTTGAGGTGGAATGGGCAGTAATATCATTGCACTGGGCAAGGTTTGTGaatgtgtttaatttgaatttagttgGGATTGCAATTGAACTGTTGTTTGTATAAACTATAGTTAGTGATGATTTGGACAAAATCACAGTTTAAAGATGATACTATCATGGTATTTTATGGGGGTTAGATGTGTTAATTCAGTGTAATATACTCCAATAACACCAGTTACATGACCATAGGCTTTGTATTAGATTTATAGGCCATGTGGGCCGGGCTTTAGAATTTTTGCTAGCAAAATGCAATGGCCCGGTGATCTTCCCACTAGTCAATTCAGGTataactttcttttttttcttcttcttcaccaataCCGTTTCTTCGTGTAATTGGTGAAACAAGAATACAAGACACAATTACAAATTACcatattgttatattttgaaattttaactgacattattttaataaaatcatttcGAAATCAAACATAGTGACATCATGCTTTTCCAGAATCATGTTTCGTGATTTCAAGTTGCTTTCAATTAGTTATTTCtttgaaa
The nucleotide sequence above comes from Salvia hispanica cultivar TCC Black 2014 chromosome 5, UniMelb_Shisp_WGS_1.0, whole genome shotgun sequence. Encoded proteins:
- the LOC125190891 gene encoding pre-mRNA cleavage factor Im 25 kDa subunit 1-like isoform X3, whose product is MLSFKHLFAYMLVDCASSDFEVELFKHPHLLLLQVQNSFYKLRGGESDIDYLIHKLSSKLCAGEGSRDPEWEVGECLGMWWRDFESLLYPYLPPNIKRPKECIKLYLVKLPPSRRFIVPKNFRLLAIPLCQLHENGEVEYT
- the LOC125190891 gene encoding pre-mRNA cleavage factor Im 25 kDa subunit 1-like isoform X1 — encoded protein: MLSFKHLFAYMLVDCASSDFEVELFKHPHLLLLQVQNSFYKLRGGESDIDYLIHKLSSKLCAGEGSRDPEWEVGECLGMWWRDFESLLYPYLPPNIKRPKECIKLYLVKLPPSRRFIVPKNFRLLAIPLCQLHENGETYGPIVSGVPQLLSKCSFNMIEP
- the LOC125190891 gene encoding pre-mRNA cleavage factor Im 25 kDa subunit 1-like isoform X2; translation: MLVDCASSDFEVELFKHPHLLLLQVQNSFYKLRGGESDIDYLIHKLSSKLCAGEGSRDPEWEVGECLGMWWRDFESLLYPYLPPNIKRPKECIKLYLVKLPPSRRFIVPKNFRLLAIPLCQLHENGETYGPIVSGVPQLLSKCSFNMIEP